A part of Mustela erminea isolate mMusErm1 chromosome 9, mMusErm1.Pri, whole genome shotgun sequence genomic DNA contains:
- the LOC116599090 gene encoding olfactory receptor 10S1 translates to MAIETEAPNQTVVSHFFLEGLMYTAEHPSLFFLLFLLIYSITLTGNLLILITVGSDPHLRSPMYHFLGHLSFLDACLSTVTVPKVMAGLLTADGKVISFEGCAVQLYCFHFLASTECFLYTVMAYDRYLAICQPLHYPVAMNRRMCAGLAGLTWTIGAVHSAIHTSLTFRLLYCGPHHIAYFFCDIPPVLKLACEDTTINELVMLANIGIVAAGCLILIVVSYVFIVAAVLRIRTAQGRRRAFSTCSSHLTVVLLYYVPPVCIYLQPRSGEAGAGAPAVFYTIITPMLNPFIYTLRNKEVKRALQRLLGRGSRESPARSPPP, encoded by the coding sequence ATGGCCATTGAGACAGAGGCCCCCAACCAGACCGTGGTGAGCCACTTCTTTCTGGAGGGTCTGATGTACACAGCTGAACATCCtagcctcttcttcctcctcttcctcctcatctacAGCATCACCTTGACCGGGAATCTCCTCATTCTCATAACTGTGGGCTCTGACCCTCACCTCCGCTCCCCTATGTACCACTTTCTGGGGCACCTCTCCTTCCTGGATGCCTGTTTGTCCACAGTGACGGTGCCCAAGGTCATGGCAGGCCTCCTGACTGCGGATGGGAAGGTGATTTCCTTTGAGGGCTGCGCTGTACAACTTTACTGCTTCCATTTCCTGGCCAGCACTGAGTGCTTCCTATACACAgtcatggcctatgaccgctaccTAGCTATCTGTCAGCCGCTACACTACCCAGTGGCCATGAACAGACGCATGTGTGCGGGGCTGGCTGGACTCACTTGGACCATAGGTGCTGTGCACTCTGCAATCCACACCTCCCTCACCTTCCGCCTGCTCTACTGTGGTCCACACCACATTGCCTACTTCTTCTGCGACATCCCCCCGGTGCTGAAGCTGGCCTGCGAAGACACCACCATTAATGAGCTCGTCATGCTGGCCAACATTGGCATCGTGGCTGCAGGCTGCCTGATTCTCATCGTTGTATCCTACGTCTTCATTGTCGCGGCGGTGCTGCGCATCCGCACTGCCCAGGGCCGGCGGCGCgccttctccacctgctcatCCCACCTCACAGTGGTGCTCCTGTACTACGTGCCACCTGTCTGCATCTACCTGCAGCCTCGCTCCggggaggcaggagctggggccCCCGCTGTCTTCTACACGATCATCACTCCCATGCTCAACCCTTTCATCTACACTCTGCGGAACAAGGAGGTCAAGAGGGCTCTCCAAAGGCTTCTGGGCCGAGGCTCGCGAGAGTCTCCAGCACGCAGCCCACCGCCCTGA